Proteins from one Ranitomeya variabilis isolate aRanVar5 chromosome 1, aRanVar5.hap1, whole genome shotgun sequence genomic window:
- the LOC143796920 gene encoding uncharacterized protein LOC143796920, with the protein MSDSNAGSSFRHNPRKRVCRFTSDEIMRMLEESDSEHEDEPYVASDDENYVPQVDVTEEDSDIEQEMVIEHENEYESDESVEDDSVPQSAGDIWTAKDETQWCSNPLPNAQTKSRNVLRQRGGPAAISNLYTAKELFKSIMTPEMCDIILRETNRKAKRVCDAYNNELVQRFPDSSKRPPQKTFKQFTETELHAFLGILIAAGVHRANKENLEEMWNVAALPLIRAAMSRDRFKMILRFIR; encoded by the exons atgagtgatagtaatgctggatctagtttccgccataatccaagaaaacgtgtttgcag atttacgtctgatgaaataatgcgaatgctagaagaatctgattctgagcatgaggatgaaccatatgttgcatctgatgatgaaaactatgtaccacaagtggatgttactgaagaagattcagacattgaacaagaaatggtcatagagcatgaaaatgaatacgaatcagacgaaagtgttgaggatgattctgtgcctcaaagtgcaggcgacatttggactgctaaggatgaaactcaatggtgcagtaatccactgccaaatgcacaaacaaaatctcgtaatgtcctacgacaaagaggtggccctgcagcaatcagcaacctatatacagcaaaagagctattcaagtccatcatgactcccgagatgtgtgacatcatattacgggaaacgaatcgaaaggccaagagagtttgtgatgcttacaacaacgaactggtacaacgttttcctgattcttccaaacggccaccacaaaaaacattcaagcaatttactgaaactgaacttcatgcatttttgggcatactgattgctgctggtgtgcacagagccaacaaagagaatctggaggaaatgtggaatgttgctgctctgcctcttatacgtgcagccatgtctcgtgaccgcttcaagatgatactcagatttatcag ataa